The genomic window GGAACCCTGTGTAACAACGAAAATGTGCGAGAGGGGGCTTTGGCATGGGAAAGCAAGCGAGCTGATGCTCTTGCACGTCCAGGAACAAACGTTCTAATCATTATGTCGGAGCTGGTGAGATATTAGAAGAGACAAAAAGTGGGCCCGAGAAATTTCACACAAAGGCTTGCGTTCGAAAAGCGCTCGAGTTCTAATAGCTGCGTACTATAATAATTAATAGGTGTCGAACAAAAGTACCCAATTGATCAGCTGCTTCAAAACGTTTTCTTTCGTGATGTCCAATTAATCTATTTCAATATAATTTTATATTGAATTAAAGTGTAGTGCATGAAGCCATGACTCTGTCCGGTTTTCCTCCTCAGAACtgagtgaaaaaaaaaaaagaagacgCCACGGTCACGTGCTATTAATCCCCGCCCTAAAAGGTGACATATTGCAGTGTAACACCAGGGAAATCAACGTTAACGCTGTTTGTTAGACATAGGTACTGGTTCCGGTATACTATTGAGAATACAACTACAACGCTATGTTCCCAGGCGTTTTGTGAAACTATTAACTAGTTCGTTAAACTTTTTGCACTGGATATAAATATTTGCTGTAGAAAGCTTAAATATGATTGAACATGAATAAAAAGAATGTCAACAGTAtgaacaaaatcaaaactACTGCGCAACAGTAACTAAACTTATTCTATATTACAgatggaaaaaaagttcaTAATTTGATCAAGGGCCAGAATGGAAATTACTAAATCTAGCTGATGCCCCCCCCCGCATGCATAGGGCAGATCTCCACTCTGCATTGATTGTGATCCCTTTACGTAGGTATTTTCCTAGCTTGTCAcctttttatatatataaaaaaaaaaaaaataaacagCTGCCCTTTACTGTAAGAGAAGTTAACAATCTAGTTACGCACTTTTTAACAGTAAAAACGGCAGATATTTGCGTATAGAGAGAAATTTCAACGCTTTCAGAGACTAGTATACAAGTAACCAATCAAAAAATgtctgctgctgccgcaCACGACGCTGCTTGCATCTTCtgcaaaatcatcaaaGGTATGTGAATTGTGGGATAAACGAGCCTCTTTTTTCGTACACCGATGTACTACGACTCCCTTTTCCGTTAAAGTTCCTAATACTAACTTAACTAATTTCTGATGAATGCTCCTCACCCAATAAGGGTGATTCTTAGCACTCTTCCATAATATAATACAGGTGAGATCCCTTCTTTCAAGTTAATCGAGACCCAGTACTCGTACTCATTCCTCGACATCCAACCAACCACCGAGAACCACATTCTCATCATTCCAAAGTACCATGGTGGTAAGTTGCACAACATCCCAGACGAGTACCTTGCAGACCTCCTACCTGTAACCAAGAAACTCGTGAAATTGATTGGCATTGACAAGGACGGCCCAGAGGGCGCGGGCTACAACGTCCTCCAGAACAACGGTAGAATTGCACaccaagaagttgatcaCGTGCACTTCCATCTAATCCCAAAGACCGATGCAAAGACAGGTTTGATTGTGGGATGGCCAGCGCAACAGTCCgatttcaacaaattgGGCGAGCAGCACAAGAAATTGTTAGCTAAGCTAGAGGGCTGAAGCGGAAAACTCGCAGTGGACCCGCCTTTCGTTCTTTTCGTACTACTACTGtatgaagaacaaagaaagattgaTCCGAACTACGTAGAAACTTAAGTAAAGTACACACATACTTCCCTCGACACACAGAAAGGGcaggaagaaaaaactaTTTTATGACATGCAATAAAGCACAGCACCCTCACTTGAACTGAACTAGAATCAAAATGCAGTACAGTGCAGCATAATGCATTGCAATGATATTCAATACAGCACCACCACGCGCCGTGCTGGATACCGCTGCTTACCCGTTAAGCGAATACCAAACCCAAGGAATATAGGGCAAAAAAATGCTGTCTTGAGTCttcccaagaagaaaacgaaaacgaaaTCGGTAGAGATAGATCATTtttattacccggacaaAGGATCCAAAAAGACTTATTCGGTGGcaaattccaaaatctGGTATATTTATAAAGGTAACAGGGACAGTTATCCTTTATACAACACACTTTAATAAATTGGGGGCGATATAATTATATCTGGAGCTGCATTGAGTTGGTAAAAGTGCTATAGGATAGCTTTAGAATACTGATATTATCTGGATAAAGGAAGTGTATACTATActactctttttttttttctggtgATATTGTAAGTTAATAGAAGTCGGATTAAGGATGCCAGAGGAACACAAGAAACTATTGGACGGTTCTGGAGCTGCTCCAGAGGCAGACGATGCTACTGCCACCGCCATCttaagaagaaagaagaaggataatatgcttcttgttgatgatgcGGTGAATGATGACAATTCTATCATCGCTATCAATTCTAACACTATGGATCTTTTACAGTTATTTCGTGGTGACACAGTCCTAGTAAAGGgtaagaagagaaaggatACAGTTTTGATTGTTATGATCGACGACGAATTGGAAGATGGTGTGTGTAGAGTAAACCGTGTTGTTCGTAACAACTTGAGAATAAGATTAGGTGATTTGGTGACCATTCACCCATGCACTGACATCAAGTATGCTTCAAGGATCTCTGTCTTGCCGATCGCTGATACCATTGAAGGTTTGACTGGTAACCTCTTTGACGTGTACTTAAAGCCATACTTTGTCGAAGCTTACAGACCTGTCAGAAAGGGCGATCACTTTGTTGTCAGAGGTGGTATGAGACAAGTAGAATTTAAGGTTGTAGATGTGGAACCAGAAGAATATGGTGTCGTCGCACAAGACACGATCATTCACAGCGAAGGTGAGCCAATTAACagagaagatgaagaaaataatatcaatgAAGTCGGCTATGACGATATCGGTGGTTGCCGTAAACAAATGGCCCAGATAAGAGAATTGGTCGAACTACCATTGAGACACCCTCAATTGTTCAAAGCCATCGGTATTAAGCCTCCAAAGGGTATTCTAATGTACGGTCCCCCAGGTACTGGTAAGACGTTGATGGCTAGAGCTGTCGCAAATGAAACTGgtgccttcttctttttgatcaATGGTCCAGAAGTCATGTCGAAGATGGCCGGTGAATCTGAATCCAATCTAAGAAAAgcctttgaagaagcagaaaagaATGCACCAGCTATCATCTTTATCGATGAAATAGATTCCATCGCGCCAAAGCGTGACAAGACTAATGGTGAAGTGGAGAGAAGAGTTGTCTCACAACTTTTGACGTTGATGGATGGTATGAAGGCTAGATCTAACATCGTTGTTATTGCCGCTACCAACAGACCTAATTCCATCGATCCTGCATTGAGAAGATTCGGTAGATTCGATAGAGAAGTTGATATTGGTGTCCCTGATGTCACTGGTAGATTGGAAGTTCTACGTATTCACACAAAGAACATGAAGTTGGCAGATGATGTCGATCTAGAGAAATTGGCCGCAGAAACCCACGGTTACGTTGGTGCTGATATCGCTTCGCTATGTTCTGAAGCTGCCATGCAACAAATTCGTGAAAAGATGGACCTAATCGATttagatgaagatgaaatcGATGCCGAAGTCTTGGATTCTTTGGGTGTTACTATGGACAACTTCAGATTCGCATTGGGTAACTCTAATCCATCAGCATTACGTGAAACTGTTGTCGAATCCGTCAACGTTACATGGGATGACATTGGTGGTTTGGATGATATCAAGGAAGAATTAAAGGAAACTGTTGAATACCCAGTTTTGCATCCAGACCAATACACCAAATTCGGTTTGTCTCCATCAAAGGGTGTGTTGTTCTACGGTCCACCTGGTACTGGTAAGACTTTGCTAGCAAAGGCTGTTGCTACCGAAGTGTCTGCCAACTTCATCTCTGTCAAAGGTCCTGAATTACTAAGTATGTGGTATGGTGAATCTGAGTCAAACATTCGTGATATTTTCGACAAAGCAAGAGCTGCCGCTCCAACTGTCGTCTTCTTGGATGAATTAGATTCCATTGCTAAAGCCCGTGGTGGATCCTTGGGCGATGCTGGTGGTGCCTCTGATAGAGTGGTCAACCAATTGTTGACTGAAATGGATGGTATGAATGCAAAGAAGAACGTTTTCGTCATTGGTGCCACAAACAGACCTGATCAAATCGATCCTGCTATTCTAAGACCAGGTAGATTGGATCAATTGATTTATGTTCCACTACCAGATGAAGCTGGAAGACTATCCATTCTAACTGCGCAATTAAGAAATACACCATTGGAGCCTGGTCTAGATCTAAAGGCAATAGCTCAAGCTACCCAAGGTTTCTCTGGTGCTGATTTGTCTTATATCGTACAGAGAGCTGCCAAGTTTGCTATCAAAGATTCCATTGAAGCTCAAAGACGTGCAGAAGccatcaagaaagaaaaggaagctgaagaagagggaACCACAAAAGTTAAGaccgaagaagatgttgaaatGTCTGATGTCCAACAAGAAGACCCTGTACCTTACATTACAAAGGAACATTTCACTGAAGCTATGAAGACAGCTAAGCGTTCTGTTACGGATACCGAACTACGTCGTTACGAAGCTTACGCTCAACAGATGAAGGCTTCAAGAGGACAATTCGGCAACTTCTCATTTGACGATGCATCTGGAGCTGCTCCAGCCCAAACTGGTACTGAGGGCTCAGGTGCGGCATTCGGAGAGGCTGCTGGtgaagatgacgacgatTTGTACAGCTAGATTAGCGAAACTCACACAATTTCTAAGAGATCACGTTAAAACACTAGAGTATGcatgtatttttttgtatggTGAACTAATAATGTAAATTATACGTACATGTGTAAGATTTAAACGAACACAAGGGTATTTGAGATACTGAAACAGCTAAAGCGATAATAGTCTAGATAACCCCAAAGtataatattgaaaaggaagTCCTATAGTAAATAtacctatatatatatatgaaagaATGCTATAGttatttgatttgaacGATAAATTTAAAGTGATGCGATGCTCCGGTTACAACCATGTCCTTTAATTGAAAATTGAAGCCCAGCCTGACTTCGATGAAACTGATCTTGAGTTCGTCACTGCAACAGCAGGTAAAGCCTTCAAATCTGTGTACGATTTTGAGCTTAAGATAATAGGTTTAGTGAGTCCAAACTTCCTCTTGGATGGTGGCTTCTCTAAAGGTTCTTCGTTAATAACTTTCAGTCTAGTATGTTTCGAATACTGATATGCATTAGAACCTGCAGAAGAGGACAAAGATGAACTCGAACCTGCAGAAGAAGGAGCTGATGAGCTTGAAGATGAGTAGGCACCTGTCGGTACCGAGCTCATAGTCGAAGTAGATTCGATGGTAGATAATGtgtttgaagatgatagCGAAGGAATGGACATATGCGATGAGGAACGGGAATGGGCTTCCACGTTGACTAGATGTTGTTTTGTATATCCACTGACAGGAGCATTGAATAGGAGCATCGATGCCGAGTTCTGCTTTGCCATTAGTTCCTGTTTGTGGGCAGCAGATCTGGCGCTCAATTGGTGTTGAATCGGCACCAAGAAATGCGATAACGCGCGGGTGAGATCTTGTGTAGAGAAATTGAGATTCCAGCCGAATAACGCAAGTAATTCCCTCTCTATCGCGTTTATATCCTCCAGCGTAAACAGGCCATTCGTGTATTTTGTCCAATGCTTATTCAAAGGCGAGGAGTCATTCAGGTTCTTTGCTGCCAGTATCAGACATCCAATGAAGATTCTGTGTCTCGTGGTAGAAATACCTGTGACATCGGTAGGCAAAATAGACCGCAGTTTAATCAAATAAACCGTCGTCGCCATTAGAGTTGGCGTTTGCACATTGGAGTGACTAATCAACGTCTTGATAAAATCCACCAAAGAAACAGCAGATCCACCGCCGTTTCTCACGTCTGTATCGGTAGTACTAATAACTGAAGCTGCAGTAGCTGCCAGAAAATGAACCATTTCCAGGTTCACAGCCTGAGCATTAAAATGAACCAACGCCTGATACTCTGACATTTTAGTCCCACTTTTGTAAATGTATATGGTTCCCAATACCCAATGCCCAGTGTTACAGTTTAATGACTTCCTACTGTCCTCCCATAAAGGCACACTTTCGCACTGCGTTTGAACCCGACAAACACCTTCACTACTTAAACACtcatatatgtatatatatacaaacacacacaaatATTTCCGGATACCAGGCCATGCCTCAAAGTCTCATTCCCGCTCTTATTCCAGCTCTTCTTCCCttgctttttttccttttcccaTTTCCCATGGTTCAATATGTTTCACAATGAAGCTGGTTTCAAAGCTCGCATTGTTCATATACTCATTTTGctagttttttttttctttcgcACAGCATATTCTAAAGGAAACCTGCCAAAATTTCGTGTAAGTTGAAAACTAATTAAAAAAACCAAGTGAACCAACACAACTCGCGAAATTTCATGAAGCGTGTaccgaaaaaaaaaagaactggGTTTGCATTTAGTTAGTAGCTACGAAAAAGAATGCAGACTTGCGGCAAAGATGGGGTTGGGGCTGGGATTGGGATTATGAATGGGATTGAGGGAGATATCGTGGGctggttttttttttctttcttgctTTCCTTGcttctttgcttctctACTTCCTATGTCTccagacagacagacagacagacgCCTTGTTGTTATAGTAGTCATAGTCGTAGGCTTTATTTAGAGTAACTTTATCTTTTAAGAGTTTATAGAGCAGTATAGTTTACAAAGATAGAATACAAGGTAGCGGGGCCATTGTGCCTGACGCCTGTGtccatatatatcaatCCGTCAGGTGCttatttccatttccatgTAGGAGTCTATTCGTTagatttttattttttttttataattattGGTTTTTAGTTTAGTCTTAGTCTTAGTCCTAGTCTTTACTACTAGCTGTGTATGTGTACGTGTGCtctatctctctctttctttctctgtcTGATGAGAGTTTAGGCTTTTTGGTACAACTTTTATTTGACTGCTTGTTCGTCTGggtagaagaagaaggccaaTGCCACTAGAACGTACATAGCTAGCGACATGGAACCTTCCATCCAGTTGGATTCACCGTCTAGGATCAAGTAGTTTGATAGGAAGACGGAGATCAACATGATGACTGTTTCGAACGTAGCAAAGTTCAATGTCATTGGGACGTCAATAGCCCATCCAACAAGAACCATGAACGGAGTCACGAAAAGGGAAATTTGTAGAGAAGACCCGATGGCCACACTCAAAGCCAAATCCATCTTGTCCTTCATAGCCACAATCACACTGGTGACATGTTCTGCAGCGTTACCGACAATTGGGATAACAATTAAACCGATAAAAGTCTTGGATAAACCGGAACTGGCTACAATGTCATCGATGGTACCAACTAGGAAGTCAGCACAAATAGACACTAGCACTGTAGTGATGGTCAAAATTACCAAGGACGATGTGATGCTCATGCTTTCGCCGACTAGGTCACGTTGTTCTTGGTTGTGTAAAAcctcttctgtttcttcgttttgttgttcaaaCATCTCACGATGCGAACCGAGCTGGAAGACCAAGAATAATACGTACACTATCAATAGCACAATAGAAGTTGCTCTCGACAACGACAGGATTTTAGCATCGACAAAATGTACGCTCTTTTTGTCATCTGGCAACGTAGCCTTGAACGCTGCTGGAATCAATAGTGATGCACTCGAAATCGCCAACAATGAGCTCATTGTTTGTGCAGCGGTTTGGTTGAATTTCTGTTGCGTCCTGTTGTAGCCACCACATACAAAGCAGAAACccaacaccaacaacaaattcGAAAGAATTGAGCCAAGCATAGATGCTTGCACAATTCTAATTTGACCCTCCTTCAAGGCAATAACGGAAACAATCAATTCAACCGCATTACCAAGGGTAGCGTTCAATAGCCCACCAATCGTACTACCAGCCTTGTCTGAAAGTTGCTCAGTAGCAAAAGCTAGAATGGCGGCTAGTGGAATGATGGACATGAAGTTCAAGATAAATACCCaggttgaagaaaagccTCCATATCCGAATAGCAAACCCAACGGAACAAATACCAACAAATAATTCACAGGCGATGAATAAAACACTATCTTCGATACTTCAGCACAGTTAGCCAAAGCCGAAGTCGAATGACGAACACCAGCTCTGGTAGAGCTCAATAACGGTGTATTAGAATCCATACCGCTTCCTCTAATGCGCACTTACTGGACAACAAATGGAATTAGCAAATATCCAAACCTACCAAAATTAATCGCTCAAGTCGGAACGTACAAACTATTAACTTAGTCCGAGCGAGTGAATAAAATACCTGTTATACTGTAGCTACTACTCCTCAATCAACAGATCCTTTGGAGTGAATACTTTGCTACATTTATACCCAAACATATTCCAATATGCTGTGCTAACCGGTTTTTAAGGTAAATTGCTAAAGCCAGCCCAGCTCTAAATGTCTGGGTCgcattttcaattttttttgagaaattggaaaaaaaaaagcgatGAGATAACCACGGTTACGGATGGCCTATATAGCAGTAGAAAGTCAATTTACTgcgagaaaaaaaaggaaattgtTCGGCTCATCAAAAGAGGCAGTGACCCAAGGGTCTAGATTTGCGAaccctctctctcttgttttttttttttggtctCTCTATCCGCCCATTGTCTATCATACGTGCTCAGTGTTTTGGTCACCTCTCAATCCAATTCCGACATTCAATATGGAAAgtgtgtgtgcgtgtgtaGAATATGATCACGTGCATATACCCGAAAGCCAATCAATTGTGACATGAATCAAACTTCACAGTTGCAAGCATTGCTATTACGAATACTGTAATTGACCAACATGTCAAACCAATAGGCACGAACCATGGGTTCGTTGAGCTTTTTTGCCAAAAATTGACGATCCGACGGGACAATCGGAGTAGCTTGCTGTCGTCCGTTTGAAGATTTACATCGACAGGAGGGTGTATCGAATGGTACAGCAGCACGTTCTCGGGACTTACGGAGCGAATAGAAGTTAAGTTTGGTGGTGCAGAAGTCTGCATCATCAATGGGGTGTTTATAGTATCGTAGGCAAATTCTGTATTCAGACTACGTGAAGGGTGCTGCTGTTCTTGTGAACTTGAACCAGCATTGTAAACGCTCACTGACATGTCTTTCCATGTGTATAAAAACACGAAGAACAATGCTCGTATCACGAAGAATGGTATGACTACCGACAGTAGGAAATTTGCGAATGACTTTGAACCGAAATACACAACAATCTTGGTAAATAACGATGGGTGACTGGGAACGTAGATAAAGTAAATTGAAAGTATAAGTGCTTGTCCGACGTTGTTCAAAATATAGTCAATGTGAATGAGATTTGAGACTACAATTTTACTCATAAGCTCCTTCCAGTTTTGAATGCGAGGAAACACTTTATGCTGAATCAAAGGAGATGATTGTTGGTAAGAAAACGATCCTGTTCTTATCGGAATCCACTGATAGTTTCCCATATCGTTACCATGGCTCTCAATGTCATTTAGAAATTTCATAGTGTCCGTGTTAAAATTGATAACCATTGTAGATTCATCAGAATTAATATCCTGGTTAGTTGCAGACTCAGGGGTCGAAGCCACCGAGGGGAAGTTGGTTGATCCATACCCTGGACTATACACATTGCTCGATATTTTGGATCTATTCCGTCTGATACTGACACATTTGCCGAGCTCAATCTCTTTTCTGATGTCTTCATACCCATCCGAGGTGTTTGACATCATACTTGCCTTCAGGTCAGATTCTGTAAATGAACTTACCTCTTCGTAGTTATATAATGTCTCCATGACACTTATTACAACCTCACTAAAAGACCACGAAATGCCAAATATATAACATTGCTTAGGGATAATATGCCATACTGTTGAGGAGTCTGTTTTACCGAAGTGGAACGAAAACCCTCCAATTGGTGATGTTGAATCCTGTAATTGAGGATATgccaaagagaaaataatCAGTAGCATAAACCAGTCATTTATGCAGtgctcaacaacaatattgAGAGCCAGATAACTGGAATTAACACTGAAAAGGAATGTTTtaatgaaatataataaaaatggaGAAAGGAACCCTAGTAACGACGTCCTAAAATAGTCTTGCGAATTAGGTGCAAAAATGCCAGGTACGTTGTAGGTTGATTGTAAGAAACTTGATGACCAGTACACAGCAGCGTATATTGCTATCAAATTAATCAGATTAAACACTACCACATATGCTCTGGAAGAACAGAAAAGTGGCATGAATAGATCTGAAGCATAACTTAACAACGCCATTGTGACCCTAACAAAGCTTACCTTTAGTGATCAACTTTATGTGGTGGGTGTACGTCGTCTCCTAAAGATTGTTATGAAGAGGGAGATTAAGTCAAGCTATATGGTGGAGTTTCTGAGTATAGCAGGTTCACAAATCAATACCCACTGTCTATAAACATATACAGAAATTCATCTCTTTGGATCATACTTTCTACTGTACCTAATATGATGATTTGGTTTTCTTATTGTGAGGAAATTAagtgaaacaaaaatgcaAATCCGACAGAAagtcaaagaaagagtaaATAGGGTTTGCCCATCAGAAAAGTTAAAGTAAGTTGGCCTCAGAGCTCGATATAGTCAAAGAAGCTATTTAAAAGCATAATACATTGTGATAAAATTATAAATTAAAGACGTACATAGTGCAACATACTGATATTAGTTATTACAAATTAGATGAAAGACGGattttgatgttgaaaaaagtCTCTTATTGGGGAAAACACGAAAGGTCATTATTGAAGTGCTTTAATAGAACAATGACTCCgaaaatagaagaaaattTGGTTTGAATACAACTTGGATTAAAATGGCATGAAATAGAAATTAAGCATAATACAAATATCCTTAAAAGGTCAAAGTGTGGAAGTGTAATGTAATGTTACGATTGGAGTAGAAGTTTGCCCAGTAGCGGTGTCACATAGTTGATGAAAAAgggaaaataaaaagaggtgagtaaagaagaatataatAATCAATAACAGAAAGGAATTGAGAGACTTTAATAACTCGAAGAACAGAATAATGATACAGTGGTAACAGTAGTTTGGACAAAAATAAGGATGAGGTAAGTAAACATAAGGGGTTCCCAAATATACTTTGATATGGCAATCGGAATGCTGGGAAAggtattgttttctttttttgtttacttttttgGTACAGAAGATTCACAGCTCTTCATCACCTTCCCTTCTCTAAATGGAAAACCCTTATTAAACCTTGGTTTGTCTGGTCATTTAGATTTCTTTTAAGTCTAGGATGTGGTTTTGTGTTTTCGACCAACTTAAGTGATTGAGAGGGTGTTGGTGGATGTATTTGGCTTTCGTTTCTGCGTGGGGATGCAAGTTTCCTTTGCTTTGTGACTCTTTTCGGACTTAGGAGCACGTCAGAGTTATTTGCAttactgttattattagGGAATGTAGAGAGATTGGCTATTTTTGAGGTGGGAGACGATAGGGATGAAGGAATATTATCTGGTTGACTAGTTGAACTGGAATCGATGAGGAAACGCGTTTGCTTCTGTagtttatttttgaagaactctgcttcttttttgacCAAGTCCTTCTCAACAGCAGCACGGtcgtctttttctttcctatTTTCCCAATGCGAGAGTTGAGCTTGCAAAGACCAATGCGAGATTGCCGACAGAGATCTGTTTAGAAGCGATATTATCTTGGTCATTTCCTCAGTACGGGggtctttcttttcaaggTCTGACACCATTTTCGCTATCTCAATCTCCAAAATCCGAGTATTCTTCAATGAGTGCTGTTGGGTATCTTGCATAACGTCACACTCTTCCGACAGAAGTGCCATGGACTGCGAGTGCGATCTTGACGAGCTGGCCTCTTCGCTTTcgttgttattgttgttatttgAACCAGGAAACTCCAGTCCAAATTCTAGTTTACCAGGCTCTTCCGGTGTTATCGTCTGCATAGAGCCCCTCGAATTCCCACTGGAAACATTCCCATAAGCAGTACTGACACTGCTATCCCTGCTACTTCTTGTTCTCAGAGTACGCATTTACCCTTGTTAAGTGTTTGGTGTCTGTTTTCGGATATCGTGAGTGAGGAGTGATTGTCGATTGGTCTATTGGTAATAtggatatttttttggacTTCTAAAGAACTCCTTAGATGAGCTCCCTTTTAACCAAGAAAACACACAAATCTCACTTACACAGTATGGTGTTACCCAGATGTAGCTCTTATCAAACTGTAAACTAATCTAACCATGTGCTCTAATCCCCTTCCCATTTATTGGAGAGGTAAATCGTTTGGTAATGCATTCTGGCTTTCAAACCCGTAagcttttgttttgttcaactttgaggaaaaaaaaaaaatgccgAAAAAAAGCAATGAGATGAGCATATCACTTTAGGAACGCTCAGCCGTGCCGTTAATGAATGTAGTCAATTCAAGTTAGTCAGGACAACAGACGCGCGGTTTGCGTCAGGATTCCGAGAGCGCTAGTTGGTGGACGAAAGTGAATTGTAGTGTATAGTGTACTGTATTGTGAAGTGAATTGGGGAGGGCTTGCTTTGGTTTGAAGCCGGGAATTACGTAGTTAAAAAGTCGAAGGGTCTCGGACCTTGATTAATGTAGATCTATGGGTAAATCTGCGATGGGATACCACCGGAACACACCCGCGAGGTTGAGTACAGTGGCAACCGAAACATAACCACGGAGGGGTATGGGGCAATCCTTGGACGTTCCATTGAAAAAGTGTGAGATGTAGAAATATTGTATAAATTTATATAATTCGTAAATGAGTATACACACAACACGGGGAAGAAACACTAGCACTTCCCGAGTTTTCTGTTCCTCATACAGTGATCTCTATTCTCTCGCGACTCCCAACGGGGGGAATTGATTCATAATGATAGTAAATTAcgatgataataataatacctgTGACAAGAGAGACCAGACCGCAATGCGAAGCAGCCTCCCTTGGATTCCTAATGATAAAATgtcaaaaacacaaaatgAGGTTCTGTGATTCTTTGTTTAATCGAACAAACCGAAACCCATGTCGTCATCGGattcttccttttcggATTCAGCAGCTTCTTCGGcagcttcttcagcagcaccggaagcagcagcagcaccgGCAGCTGGGGCAGCTGGACCAGCGGCGTGGAAACCGGACAAAACTTCCTTGATGTCCTTACCTTCCAAAGCCTTGGCGAAAACTTCAGCCCAGACGTTGTCGACGGAGGCACCAGCAGCCTTGGTCAAAGTCAACAAGTTGTCGGCAGTGACGTCCAAACCGGCATCAGCCAAGATCAAAGAGGCATAAGAAATAACAGCGTCAGACATTGTTGTTTGCTATGTTGTGTATATGTCTATTAGATCAAAAAAGGGTTAACCGAAACAAAATACACCAACCAATAAACGCTAATACGCAAAATTAAATAACTTTTTAagaattaattaattaattagtTTCACTATTCGTCAACTACA from Kluyveromyces marxianus DMKU3-1042 DNA, complete genome, chromosome 6 includes these protein-coding regions:
- the CDC48 gene encoding AAA family ATPase CDC48 translates to MPEEHKKLLDGSGAAPEADDATATAILRRKKKDNMLLVDDAVNDDNSIIAINSNTMDLLQLFRGDTVLVKGKKRKDTVLIVMIDDELEDGVCRVNRVVRNNLRIRLGDLVTIHPCTDIKYASRISVLPIADTIEGLTGNLFDVYLKPYFVEAYRPVRKGDHFVVRGGMRQVEFKVVDVEPEEYGVVAQDTIIHSEGEPINREDEENNINEVGYDDIGGCRKQMAQIRELVELPLRHPQLFKAIGIKPPKGILMYGPPGTGKTLMARAVANETGAFFFLINGPEVMSKMAGESESNLRKAFEEAEKNAPAIIFIDEIDSIAPKRDKTNGEVERRVVSQLLTLMDGMKARSNIVVIAATNRPNSIDPALRRFGRFDREVDIGVPDVTGRLEVLRIHTKNMKLADDVDLEKLAAETHGYVGADIASLCSEAAMQQIREKMDLIDLDEDEIDAEVLDSLGVTMDNFRFALGNSNPSALRETVVESVNVTWDDIGGLDDIKEELKETVEYPVLHPDQYTKFGLSPSKGVLFYGPPGTGKTLLAKAVATEVSANFISVKGPELLSMWYGESESNIRDIFDKARAAAPTVVFLDELDSIAKARGGSLGDAGGASDRVVNQLLTEMDGMNAKKNVFVIGATNRPDQIDPAILRPGRLDQLIYVPLPDEAGRLSILTAQLRNTPLEPGLDLKAIAQATQGFSGADLSYIVQRAAKFAIKDSIEAQRRAEAIKKEKEAEEEGTTKVKTEEDVEMSDVQQEDPVPYITKEHFTEAMKTAKRSVTDTELRRYEAYAQQMKASRGQFGNFSFDDASGAAPAQTGTEGSGAAFGEAAGEDDDDLYS
- the VCX1 gene encoding Vcx1p, with the protein product MDSNTPLLSSTRAGVRHSTSALANCAEVSKIVFYSSPVNYLLVFVPLGLLFGYGGFSSTWVFILNFMSIIPLAAILAFATEQLSDKAGSTIGGLLNATLGNAVELIVSVIALKEGQIRIVQASMLGSILSNLLLVLGFCFVCGGYNRTQQKFNQTAAQTMSSLLAISSASLLIPAAFKATLPDDKKSVHFVDAKILSLSRATSIVLLIVYVLFLVFQLGSHREMFEQQNEETEEVLHNQEQRDLVGESMSITSSLVILTITTVLVSICADFLVGTIDDIVASSGLSKTFIGLIVIPIVGNAAEHVTSVIVAMKDKMDLALSVAIGSSLQISLFVTPFMVLVGWAIDVPMTLNFATFETVIMLISVFLSNYLILDGESNWMEGSMSLAMYVLVALAFFFYPDEQAVK
- the HNT1 gene encoding adenosine 5'-monophosphoramidase; the protein is MSAAAAHDAACIFCKIIKGEIPSFKLIETQYSYSFLDIQPTTENHILIIPKYHGGKLHNIPDEYLADLLPVTKKLVKLIGIDKDGPEGAGYNVLQNNGRIAHQEVDHVHFHLIPKTDAKTGLIVGWPAQQSDFNKLGEQHKKLLAKLEG
- the PCL2 gene encoding cyclin PCL2 produces the protein MSEYQALVHFNAQAVNLEMVHFLAATAASVISTTDTDVRNGGGSAVSLVDFIKTLISHSNVQTPTLMATTVYLIKLRSILPTDVTGISTTRHRIFIGCLILAAKNLNDSSPLNKHWTKYTNGLFTLEDINAIERELLALFGWNLNFSTQDLTRALSHFLVPIQHQLSARSAAHKQELMAKQNSASMLLFNAPVSGYTKQHLVNVEAHSRSSSHMSIPSLSSSNTLSTIESTSTMSSVPTGAYSSSSSSAPSSAGSSSSLSSSAGSNAYQYSKHTRLKVINEEPLEKPPSKRKFGLTKPIILSSKSYTDLKALPAVAVTNSRSVSSKSGWASIFN